Below is a window of Spelaeicoccus albus DNA.
GTCACGGTCGATGTCGCGGGTCTTCAACCCATCGGCCGCCGACCGAGCCTGCCCACATATATTCGTCGGCTCTGGCAGCGCCGCTTCTTTATTTACGCCGAAGCACGGTCGAAACTGCTCAGCAGCACGCGGCAAAATATCCTCGGCAATGCATGGTTGATCCTCGACCCCATCATCAGCGGGGCAGTCTACTTCGTGATCTTCGGTCTCGTACTGCACACCAGCCGCGGAATCGACGATTTCATCGGGTATCTCGTCATCGGCGTGTTCTTGTTCAAGTACACGACACGGTGCCTGACGTCCGGCGCGGGGTCGATTCGTTCAAATCGTGCCATGATCAAGGCGTTTTCTTTCCCGCGCGCGTCGATACCGATCACCGTGATCATGCGCGAGGTGCTCAACCTGGTGCCGATTGTCATCGCAATGCTGCTGATCATCCTCATCGCGTCGCCCCGCGAAGAGATCACGTGGCGGTGGGCTCTTTTAATTCCCATTTTGGCGATTCAAACGGTCTTCAACTTGGGGATCGCCCTGTTCGCAGCTCGCCTGGCGTCGATGATCCCCGACGTCGAACAATTACTGAAGTACCTCAGCCGCTTTTGGCTTTACGCCTCGGCCGTGTTTTTTTCGTACGATCGCTTTGAGGGTCACCCCCTGATCCTCGCAGCGACGGACCTCAACCCGGCGTTCAATTTTCTCGACATGACCCGCGACTCGTTGCTTTACGCCACGACCCCGCACCTTTCGTCTTGGCTGCTGACAAGCGGTTGGGCGCTGGGTATGGCCATCGTCGGGTTCGTCTTCTTCTGGCAGGGCGAAGAAAGCTACGCCCGTGATTGACGACATCCTCAAACCTCCCGTGACGGTCGCAGTGAATGATCTGCACGTGACATTCCGCGTCCCGACGTCACAAAAGCCCAAGCCGTCAGCCGGCGCTCTCAGGAGAGTCGGCCGGCTCGCCGGGCTTAGCCCGCGAGCTACGGTGCTGGCTCTTCGCGGACTGTCGTTCGTGGCCCGCGAAGGGGAATCGGTGGGTATCGTCGGGCAGAACGGTTCCGGAAAAAGTACGTTGCTGCGGACGATGGCCGGGCTGCAGCGGCCGAGCCGCGGAGAGGTGCATGCTTCCAGCGAGCCAGTGCTCCTCGGGGTGAACGCTGCGCTGCAGCAAGAACTGTCCGGCGTTGCCAATGTCCGTCTCGGCCTACTGGCGATGGGGATGACGCCGGAGCGCGCTGATGCGACGATCGGCGAAGTCATCGATCTGGCCGGAATCGGTGACTCCATCCATCTGCCAATGCGCACGTATTCATCGGGGATGGCGGCTCGATTGCGGTTTGCGATCGCATGCGCATCGAAGCCGCACATACTGCTGATCGATGAGGCATTGAACACCGGCGACGCGGCATTCAAGGAACGCAGTAAGCAAAGCATGGACGAGCTACGCCGGCAAGCAGGAACGGTATTCATCGTCAGTCACGCGGCCGAGACGATCCAGGAGATGTGCACGCGAGCGATTTGGCTCGACAAAGGCGACTTCGTCATGGATGGCCACGCCGAGGAAGTAGCCTTGAAATACCGCTGGTGGGCTTGGAATATCGCAAAGGGAAAGCCCAAGAAGGCAAACAGACTGTTGAACAAAGCTAAAGCCGAGGGCAAAATGACTGCCGTCTATCTCAATCGTGAAATCGTCGAAGACGACGACCTTGCGCCTCGTCACGCTTTGAGGGCGCGGAAATAATGACACATCGTGCTGTGCTCGTGTCGTCTGTTGCCGCAGCATGGTTCATCGCGGTGATCATTTTGGTGATACTGGGCCTATACGGGTGGGCAATTGCCTTGCAAGCAATCGTCGTCGTCGCACTCGCTCTTGCTTGGTTGCACGAAGCGTCACGAAATCGAGCGGCGATTTCAACAGCGTTGCGCAATGTTCGTCGGGTGGCCGAGTCATCGAAGCGGTACGCGGACAGTCACGTCGAGCGTGGGCATCAAGAGACCGAAGCGATGCGCGGCGAAATGGAAGACCTTTCCCGTCAGGTCCGTGCCCTTCAGTCGTTGGTCAAGACGACCGATAGGAAGGTCATCGACGGAGATTTTCTCGCCACGCTGGACGACGGGCTCTCGCGGCTTGGCGTAAGGATGCTCAAGCTGGAAAGACGGGTCCAGAAGCAACGTCAACGGGTCAACAAATCCGCCGATTAAGCGAGGACATCTGCTCGCTCGGTCGACAGTTGAGGGAGGAGCCCTTCGTCTCGCTGGCGCTCGCTCAGGACGACCTCTGCGGAGTCGAAATCAAGCAAGCGAGCGGCTCTCAGCCCCAGCGCGCTGCAGCATCTGAGAGCTGATGTCGTCGTAGTACTCAGGCACATAGTGAAATGGCGCAAGTCCCCAACGCTGATCCGGATCGGCCAGCAAATTCGCGTGATCGGCTTCAATGGTCGTGATCCGATCGCCGAACCTCTTCTCAATCATTGCGTAATCAATGCGCAAGCCGCCATTCACACTATTCACGAAGTCGCGCACGCGCGCAGTAAACGCAGTATCACCATTAACGGACTGATCCGTCAGCCACGCTTTGTGCAGCACGATCGGCATAGTCGGCAGCCTCTTGAGGATGTCACCGAATTCACGCGCGAATAATTTGGCAAAGAGCTTGTGACGCCGCGCTGTGCCATATTGCAAAATTTCATCGGAGCAATCTCGGATCATTCGACCAAAGCCGCAACGATCCCACTGCTCCGACTCAGTAAACCAGCCGTTGCCAACCCGATGAACCGCTAGACGCTCGTCGACTAGATCTAAGTAAAGTATGTCCGGCTTCGAACGTCGAAACGCATCACTTAACGTCTTATACGCATCCAAACGCATGAACCTGCCATATAGCGGAGGGTTCACATTGAACGTATCGACCGGTCCAGGCCAGGCCACGCTGCCTTGGGATATCCAGCTCGTACGCGCGAAGTAATCGATCTCCCCAAACTCACTACGTCGAAATTCGGCCGAGTCTCGGGTGACGCAGCTGCCCACGATCGATATGTTCACCTGCACCTCCAACCGACGCTACAACGATAGAATGGCACATTGCATCCACGTCTTCCTCCGAAATTTCGAAAGGCAACACCTTGTCCGAACGGGCGAACACCGTGAAGCACCTTCTCAAGGATAGCTATTCGTGGCTGCGGAGGAAACTCGATCCGCGCCGGTCAACGGGTGCATCGTCTCGTGTACACAACGAAGTGAATAGCGCTCAGGACGATCTGATATCAATAATTGTCCCGACCTACAATGTTGAAAAATATCTGGAGCGATGCCTAAACGGAATTTTCAATCAAACTTATCGAAACCTTGAAATCATAGTTGCCGACGACGGCTCCACGGATACGACACTCGATCTCGCCCACCGTTTAGCGCGCTCCGACCATCGGGTAAAAGTTCTCGAATTACATCATGCGGGAAACGGTTCAGCGCGCAATTCGGCGATTGCCGTAGCCAACGGACGATTTCTCGCCTTTGCCGATGCAGACGATTCAATGCCAACGGATGCGTATGAAAAACTGTGGAAGACACTTCGTACGACCGGTTCTCAATTTGTCGTCGGCTGCTTCGCCCACGTGGATACATCTAATATGTGGCGCCCGAAGTTCGCCGACGATGTGCACCGCTCGACTCATCACTCGATCCAACTCGGCGATTGCCCTTCAATTATGCAAAATATTTTTTTGTGGGACAAAATGTTCCGTCGCGATTTCTGGGATCGATGCGTTGCTCCGATTCCGGCGCGGACGCTTTACGAGGATCAAGAAGCCGTTATGCGTGCGTTTTTTGGTGCGGAGAATTTCGACGTCATTCCGGATACGGTATATTTTTGGCACAGCCGACCGGATCAAACGTCGATCACACAACAAAAGGGAGATGTTACCGACCTAGCTAATCGACTCGAAGTCGCGCTCACGGTGACGAAGCTCGCCAGCGCTCGAGCTTCGGAAACAGTTTGGCAAG
It encodes the following:
- a CDS encoding ABC transporter permease; amino-acid sequence: MSSTDPKTWHPSVTVDVAGLQPIGRRPSLPTYIRRLWQRRFFIYAEARSKLLSSTRQNILGNAWLILDPIISGAVYFVIFGLVLHTSRGIDDFIGYLVIGVFLFKYTTRCLTSGAGSIRSNRAMIKAFSFPRASIPITVIMREVLNLVPIVIAMLLIILIASPREEITWRWALLIPILAIQTVFNLGIALFAARLASMIPDVEQLLKYLSRFWLYASAVFFSYDRFEGHPLILAATDLNPAFNFLDMTRDSLLYATTPHLSSWLLTSGWALGMAIVGFVFFWQGEESYARD
- a CDS encoding ABC transporter ATP-binding protein, with protein sequence MIDDILKPPVTVAVNDLHVTFRVPTSQKPKPSAGALRRVGRLAGLSPRATVLALRGLSFVAREGESVGIVGQNGSGKSTLLRTMAGLQRPSRGEVHASSEPVLLGVNAALQQELSGVANVRLGLLAMGMTPERADATIGEVIDLAGIGDSIHLPMRTYSSGMAARLRFAIACASKPHILLIDEALNTGDAAFKERSKQSMDELRRQAGTVFIVSHAAETIQEMCTRAIWLDKGDFVMDGHAEEVALKYRWWAWNIAKGKPKKANRLLNKAKAEGKMTAVYLNREIVEDDDLAPRHALRARK
- a CDS encoding DUF6270 domain-containing protein, giving the protein MNISIVGSCVTRDSAEFRRSEFGEIDYFARTSWISQGSVAWPGPVDTFNVNPPLYGRFMRLDAYKTLSDAFRRSKPDILYLDLVDERLAVHRVGNGWFTESEQWDRCGFGRMIRDCSDEILQYGTARRHKLFAKLFAREFGDILKRLPTMPIVLHKAWLTDQSVNGDTAFTARVRDFVNSVNGGLRIDYAMIEKRFGDRITTIEADHANLLADPDQRWGLAPFHYVPEYYDDISSQMLQRAGAESRSLA